A single region of the Vicia villosa cultivar HV-30 ecotype Madison, WI linkage group LG4, Vvil1.0, whole genome shotgun sequence genome encodes:
- the LOC131596856 gene encoding uncharacterized protein LOC131596856, whose protein sequence is MTREKVREKEKREPTQSEMFVETRKGNKGKELDVETGKSQLQEMVEKEKSDTKAFKAVFGKECPGRVRCYGRNVTKTSLKRKAEINALKQAHSEEVSTLRHEFQDQIDRLQNAFKTVIQQCNPQINMESIEDLLGLSHGDANSSPKDMTQQLHSSTSTHAPCHGKQGINEDVENDDINDEIQEDDIDNEIQEDDIDLDDGFQEDVVGDEFQEDDIDLDDEFQEDDIDIDGEFLEDDIDGEFQEEDVDEEFLEDDMCDEFQKGVDDEF, encoded by the exons atgacTCGTGAAAAAGTG CGTGAAAAGGAAAAGAGAGAGCCCACTCAATCAGAAATGTTTGTTGAAACTCGAAAAGGAAATAAAGGAAAGGAACTGGATGTAGAAACTGGAAAA TCCCAACTTCAAGAAATGGTTGAAAAGGAGAAAAGTGACACAAAAGCATTTAAAGCTGTTTTTGGAAAGGAGTGTCCTGGCAGGGTACGCTGTTATGGGAGAAACGTAACTAAAACTTCCTTAAAGCGAAAGGCGGAGATTAATGCTTTGAAACAAGCACACAGTGAAGAGGTCTCTACATTAAGGCACGAGTTTCAAGATCAGATTGATAGATTGCAAAATGCTTTTAAGACCGTAATACAACAATGCAATCCTCAAATTAATATGGAGTCAATCGAAGATTTGTTAGGATTATCTCATGGAGATGCTAACAGTTCTCCAAAGGATATGACACAACAATTGCATTCCTCTACATCAACTCATGCTCCATGTCATGGAAAG CAAGGTATAAATGAAGATGTTGAAAATGACGATATCAATGATGAAATTCAAGAGGACGACATAGATAATGAAATTCAAGAGGACGACATAGATCTAGATGATGGATTTCAAGAGGACGTTGTAGGTGACGAATTTCAAGAGGACGACATAGATCTAGATGATGAATTTCAAGAGGATGACATAGATATAGATGGTGAATTTCTAGAGGACGATATAGATGGTGAATTTCAAGAGGAAGACGTAGATGAAGAATTTCTGGAAGACGACATGTGTGATGAATTTCAAAAGGGTGTGGATGATGAATTCTAA